One Spinacia oleracea cultivar Varoflay chromosome 4, BTI_SOV_V1, whole genome shotgun sequence DNA segment encodes these proteins:
- the LOC110782726 gene encoding uncharacterized protein: protein MSGIAVVLDLIRKNPNFYSTHTLHSVGTFSARVAVSGAAASVFASYPFGFRAFLGSDDRVAYCDAGPTWDEDHITEGHEEHIYNIPKYDFEPESFSYAGKVYNTELKSLFSAFHPKTFAITALRSFSMYYLPLLEPRAALEDDDEDFLADNSEDRPLDLITPFHKAVRQTLSESTVITTRRILERLAVSSFSQRMAWKLIKDASKSATRKAQRGLPTTTYICAVTTTTVRAHCLGVAASWIFQVGLNICKTLLRLFWYSKDDIEEVNKTEELQLLGRKIYAVTLKCTSSLIFAAIGAGLGASLARDIRPSLGQWLGCAAGDMAGPVIVALCFDKLLLPEA, encoded by the exons ATGTCAGGAATTGCTGTTGTATTAGATCTAATAAGGAAAAATCCCAACTTTTATTCAACACATACTTTGCATTCGGTTGGGACTTTTTCAGCTAGAGTTGCAGTCTCAGGCGCTGCCGCTTCTGTTTTTGCTTCTTACCCTTTTGGGTTTAGGGCTTTCCTTGGAAG TGATGACAGAGTTGCTTATTGTGATGCTGGTCCAACATGGGATGAGGATCACATCACTGAGGGTCATGAGGAACACATATACAACATTCCCAAATATGATTTTGAGCCTGAATCCTTTAGCTACGCTGGAAAAGTATATAATACTGAGCTAAAATCACTTTTCTCAGCCTTTCACCCAAAGACATTTGCGATCACAGCCTTGAGATCATTTTCGATGTATTATTTACCACTTTTGGAGCCTCGAGCGGCATTGGAGGACGATGATGAAGATTTCCTTGCTGATAATTCAGAAGACAGACCTTTAGACTTGATTACTCCCTTCCACAAGGCAGTAAGGCAAACTTTGTCCGAG AGTACTGTCATTACTACTAGAAGGATATTGGAAAGACTAGCCGTCTCTTCTTTCTCCCAACGAATGGCATGGAAGCTTATCAAAG ATGCTTCTAAATCTGCCACGCGTAAGGCACAGCGAGGGCTACCGACAACTACTTACATATGCGCTGTTACAACAACAACTGTGAGAG CTCATTGTCTAGGAGTGGCAGCATCGTGGATTTTTCAAGTTGGATTAAACATCTGTAAAACCCTGTTACGTCTATTTTGGTACTCTAAGGACGATATAGAAGAAGTGAATAAAACAGAGGAACTTCAACTTCTTGGTAGGAAGATATATGCTGTCACTCTAAAATGCACTTCGTCATTAATCTTTGCTGCTATTGGGGCAGGCCTTGGTGCATCATTGGCACGTGACATTCGTCCTTCTCTTGGTCAATGGCTTG GTTGTGCTGCAGGAGATATGGCCGGTCCAGTAATTGTAGCACTGTGTTTCGACAAGCTTCTTCTTCCGGAGGCGTAG
- the LOC110782725 gene encoding zinc transporter 11, with product MANKSTNFLSLLIFITLLVIIIPCIKAQNSHGDPEASTPSDADDHPNLREKSLILVKIWCLIIIFVGTFIGGISPYFLKWNDAFLVLGTQFAGGVFLGTALMHFLSDANETFEDLTKKEYPFAFMLACSGYLVTMLADCVIMYVFSKGTNNTPGSLSNNRIEEGIPNEKNRNQQSKSGLDSQGDDIHSTNQFVNARLTTVSSVGDTILLITALCFHSVFEGIAIGVSETKQDAWKALWTISLHKIFAAIAMAIALLRMIPDRPLLSCASYAFAFAISTPIGVAIGIIIDQTTQGSVADWIFAISMGIACGVFVYVSINHLLAKGYTPLNKLGVNTPFYRFLAVVLGVGVIAVVMIWDT from the exons ATGGCTAACAAAAGCaccaactttctctctctacttaTCTTCATCACCCTCCTCGTAATCATAATCCCCTGCATCAAAGCCCAAAATAGCCACGGTGATCCCGAAGCATCAACACCATCGGATGCTGATGATCACCCAAACCTCAGAGAAAAATCATTAATCCTTGTGAAAATATGGTGCCTTATAATAATATTTGTAGGGACATTCATAGGGGGTATTTCCCCATATTTCTTGAAATGGAACGACGCGTTTTTGGTCCTTGGAACTCAATTTGCTGGTGGGGTATTCTTAGGCACAGCGCTAATGCATTTTTTGAGTGATGCAAATGAAACGTTTGAAGATTTGACAAAGAAAGAATATCCATTTGCGTTTATGTTGGCTTGTTCTGGGTATTTGGTTACCATGTTGGCTGATTGTGTAATTATGTATGTTTTTAGTAAGGGGACTAACAATACTCCAGGCTCTCTCTCCAATAATCGGATTGaag AGGGCATTCCAAATGAGAAAAACAGGAACCAGCAGTCAAAGTCAGGACTTGATTCTCAG GGTGATGATATTCATAGCACAAACCAGTTTGTAAATGCAAGGCTAACAACAGTAAGCTCAGTAGGAGACACAATCCTCCTAATAACAGCATTATGCTTCCACTCAGTGTTTGAAGGCATAGCAATTGGAGTATCTGAAACCAAACAAGATGCCTGGAAAGCACTTTGGACAATCTCTCTACACAAAATATTTGCTGCCATTGCCATGGCGATAGCCCTCCTTCGCATGATCCCTGACAGGCCATTACTCTCCTGTGCATCATACGCGTTTGCTTTCGCCATATCAACCCCTATTGGAGTTGCTATAGGGATCATTATTGATCAGACAACCCAGGGCTCGGTGGCTGATTGGATCTTTGCTATTTCCATGGGGATCGCTTGTGGGGTGTTTGTGTATGTTTCAATTAACCATTTGTTGGCTAAGGGCTATACTCCTCTTAACAAACTTGGGGTTAACACTCCCTTTTATAGGTTTTTGGCTGTGGTTTTGGGAGTTGGGGTCATTGCTGTCGTCATGATATGGGATACTTGA